A single genomic interval of Canis lupus dingo isolate Sandy chromosome 6, ASM325472v2, whole genome shotgun sequence harbors:
- the LOC112646054 gene encoding uncharacterized protein LOC112646054 isoform X3, whose product MRISTSRWWRRTGSVASPNALRAWTAPLTVTRTDALCRGGSRLRLLLHGHALVLGAALRGGRRPASAGGGPGGVAAVLLLLLLLLVSLSVFVARSRRGGQGEGGSGPGRTTGNGSRSGMKTLWERFQTWTRRTTEQSRMNTSRRP is encoded by the exons ATGAGGATTTCTACTTCCCGGTGGTGGAGAAGAACAGGCTCCGTTGCGTCACCAAATGCGCTTCGGGCGTGGACGGCGCCATTGACTGTCACCAGGACCGATGCCTTGTGCAGAGGAGGGTCCCGCTTGCGG CTGCTTCTCCACGGACACGCACTGGTTCTCGGGGCCGCACTGCGAGGTGGCCGTCGCCCGGCGAGCGCTGGTGGGGGGCCTGGTGGGGTCGCggctgtgctgctgctgctgctgctgctcctggtgTCCCTGAGCGTCTTCGTTGCGCGCTCCCGGAGAGGCGGCCAGGGTGAAGGCGG ctcaggtcctgggaggACGACAGGAAATGGTTCGAGGTCTGGGATGAAGACACTGTGGGAACGTTTTCAAACTTGGACTCGGAGAACAACCGAACAG tcaAGGATGAATACCTCCAGGCGGCCTTGA
- the LOC112646054 gene encoding mucin-3B-like isoform X1, whose translation MRISTSRWWRRTGSVASPNALRAWTAPLTVTRTDALCRGGSRLRLLLHGHALVLGAALRGGRRPASAGGGPGGVAAVLLLLLLLLVSLSVFVARSRRGGQGEGGSWEDDRKWFEVWDEDTVGTFSNLDSENNRTVKDEYLQAALKNVDTNVRVHIQRPEVASPLP comes from the exons ATGAGGATTTCTACTTCCCGGTGGTGGAGAAGAACAGGCTCCGTTGCGTCACCAAATGCGCTTCGGGCGTGGACGGCGCCATTGACTGTCACCAGGACCGATGCCTTGTGCAGAGGAGGGTCCCGCTTGCGG CTGCTTCTCCACGGACACGCACTGGTTCTCGGGGCCGCACTGCGAGGTGGCCGTCGCCCGGCGAGCGCTGGTGGGGGGCCTGGTGGGGTCGCggctgtgctgctgctgctgctgctgctcctggtgTCCCTGAGCGTCTTCGTTGCGCGCTCCCGGAGAGGCGGCCAGGGTGAAGGCGG gtcctgggaggACGACAGGAAATGGTTCGAGGTCTGGGATGAAGACACTGTGGGAACGTTTTCAAACTTGGACTCGGAGAACAACCGAACAG tcaAGGATGAATACCTCCAGGCGGCCTTGAAGAATGTGGACACCAATGTGAGG GTGCACATCCAGAGACCTGAGGTGGCCTCGCCCTTGCCGTGA
- the LOC112646054 gene encoding uncharacterized protein LOC112646054 isoform X2 gives MRISTSRWWRRTGSVASPNALRAWTAPLTVTRTDALCRGGSRLRLLLHGHALVLGAALRGGRRPASAGGGPGGVAAVLLLLLLLLVSLSVFVARSRRGGQGEGGSGPGRTTGNGSRSGMKTLWERFQTWTRRTTEQVHIQRPEVASPLP, from the exons ATGAGGATTTCTACTTCCCGGTGGTGGAGAAGAACAGGCTCCGTTGCGTCACCAAATGCGCTTCGGGCGTGGACGGCGCCATTGACTGTCACCAGGACCGATGCCTTGTGCAGAGGAGGGTCCCGCTTGCGG CTGCTTCTCCACGGACACGCACTGGTTCTCGGGGCCGCACTGCGAGGTGGCCGTCGCCCGGCGAGCGCTGGTGGGGGGCCTGGTGGGGTCGCggctgtgctgctgctgctgctgctgctcctggtgTCCCTGAGCGTCTTCGTTGCGCGCTCCCGGAGAGGCGGCCAGGGTGAAGGCGG ctcaggtcctgggaggACGACAGGAAATGGTTCGAGGTCTGGGATGAAGACACTGTGGGAACGTTTTCAAACTTGGACTCGGAGAACAACCGAACAG GTGCACATCCAGAGACCTGAGGTGGCCTCGCCCTTGCCGTGA
- the LOC118354967 gene encoding mucin-3A-like gives MTASTSTELFPRAETAHFVLSNSPHSKDTARWPLSIPNRTPPAPDSREHTFTTLPTSPHFKPISEASLKTAIKSNTSTIPMSKFVIKVETTPPTLIVYMSTTKCINPMSLIITTSYPTTCMTLTTTEKVTSAVTSLPTTTTTLGKTPTTMALLFSSVPTTHTTSHTLIPSTTDTTERAGLTMASIHTTRSLTPLITSTSITPSLTAMNISATVTDNNSSPTTSSTLITATTSFPNTSSTFKTATATIHDPTSTNLLTTLTTQSISTSTEATTTLITPTTITLKTMSSMKIKCTLRRDSPRETPKTGITWTSPITSSITSTNTMASTASTTSETTLEPTNTNINMTFTTTEPHSSTAAATHTGKMTITSSHAIPTWKATLIPTKDASTVSLMTKITSPTMTSLITLRNTVNSTTSVSSIPVTVNTLTSATSMHLSSLPAPSTKSVSNWTTNTTHLSTLITTLLTAHVTSTPILSTSTGPTATTAITTPTRISTIATLNTASLPTFSTPETTTTIVTTPTPTTPHSTPGVTSSNMYPTGCTTTSAITSTPSTTGTPRITTTINSSSVSRGMPTSRLTTIIPISSGTTGSLTTITDLTSTLTASSILATPTYIIPSIPTVQNTGIPSSVITTSTTVPTMASMLTSTHSTSSPILAIHIPGTSAGSSSTSTSSTRITQTENTTSYATSTNTWHTNTDTHTTSPTGLSSSTTFTTYTRRMTVTPSHATSTWKTTLTPTGDVWMQFLTTEITSPLATTSSITLTNIVYSQTFTTPTPVTVTTNTFTSPMSMPLSSPPVPITESVSTLTTNTSPLSTLITTLPGTNAASIPIAAMDTTDITTPTNTSISATSITATSPTPSIPETATSVVTTLLVTTPTPTVPHSTCVSPALSFPSLSTSTNAITTSFGTIISSSISTAIMSSSLSSSSINSMLTTTTNSLSTSSFLSSMENTGFSLTAFITSFSSETTRTSPNTSSLNIFATETTTICFISSTTSCPESISVTIVPAFPTTSCMEMGPSSEVTSMPTIPLSVFTSTTEMATSSSISMTTVFPMHMDTSTVLETHPTNSITDAFSYISTGTAPSYTVLTSTQRPTSGSWMSTNSVTIPHMPGFTSLPLTTKLSSSFPTTMVTSIKLTHSTLLQKYRWSPLRLPPPLHHPGQLRLLLR, from the coding sequence ATGACCGCATCCACCTCTACTGAGCTTTTTCCCAGAGCAGAAACAGCTCACTTTGTTCTCAGCAATTCCCCACACTCCAAAGACACAGCAAGGTGGCCTCTCAGCATCCCTAACAGGACCCCTCCAGCTCCCGACAGTAGGGAACACACATTTACAActcttcccacctccccccacttTAAACCTATCTCTGAGGCATCACTGAAAACTGCAATCAAGTCCAACACCTCAACAATTCCAATGTCCAAGTTTGTCATCAAGGTTGAAACCACTCCACCCACCCTCATTGTCTACATGAGCACCACAAAGTGCATCAATCCCATGAGCCTTATAATCACCACTTCCTACCCCACCACCTGCATGACCCTGACTACCACTGAGAAAGTTACCTCAGCCGTGACCTCTCTTCCCACTACCACAACCACTCTGGGTAAAACTCCCACAACCATGGCCTTACTCTTTTCCTCTGTCCCAACCACACACACAACCTCCCATACTCTGATACCCtctacaactgataccacagaaaggGCTGGCCTGACTATGGCAAGCATTCATACAACCAGGTCTCTTACCCCATTAATCACTTCTACATCTATTACCCCTTCTCTAACTGCCATGAACATCTCAGCAACAGTAACTGATAACAACTCTTCACCTACCACCAGTAGCACCTTGATTACTGCCACAACTTCATTTCCTAACACCAGCAGTACATTCAAAACAGCAACTGCCACCATTCATGATCCCACATCAACAAATCTATTAACAACACTTACAACACAAAGTATATCTACTTCTACTGAAGCAACCACTACACTGATTACACCAACAACAATTACTTTGAAAACAATGAGttccatgaaaataaaatgtactctGAGGAGAGACAGCCCTAGAGAAACTCCCAAAACAGGAATTACTTGGACTTCTCCAATCACATCATCAATCACTTCAACAAATACAATGGCTTCCACTGCATCTACCACCTCTGAAACCACCCTGGAACCCACTAACACCAATATTAACATGACATTCACAACCACAGAACCACACTCCTCCACTGCAGCAGCTACACACACAGGCAAGATGACCATCACATCTTCTCATGCCATACCTACCTGGAAAGCTACACTTATTCCTACAAAAGATGCTTCCACAGTGTCTCTCATGACAAAAATTACTTCTCCCACAATGACATCATTAATTACACTCAGGAATACAGTCAATTCTACAACATCAGTCTCTTCTATTCCAGTGACTGTGAATACCTTGACATCAGCCACTAGTATGCATCTGTCTTCTCTACCTGCTCCATCCACAAAATCAGTCTCCAATTGGACCACAAACACTACCCACTTGTCCACCTTGATTACTACACTCCTTACAGCCCACGTTACGTCCACCCCTATACTTTCCACTAGTACTGGGCCCACGGCCACAACTGCAATCACCACTCCTACCAGGATTTCAACCATTGCCACCTTGAACACAGCCTCTTTGCCCACTTTCTCCACTCCAGAAACTACTACCACAATTGTAACAACACCCACCCCTACAACACCACACAGCACCCCGGGTGTTACTTCTTCAAACATGTACCCTACAGGATGCACAACCACATCAGCAATAACCTCAACTCCCTCTACCACTGGTACCCCGAGGATAACCACCACCATAAACTCATCCTCTGTTAGTAGAGGCATGCCTACCTCAAGACTGACAACCATTATCCCTATATCCAGTGGTACCACTGGTTCACTGACTACCATTACTGACCTCACCTCCACACTCACTGCTTCCAGCATTTTGGCAACCCCCACATATATCATCCCATCTATCCCCACTGTACAAAATACAGGCATACCATCCAGTGTCATCACAACCTCTACCACAGTGCCTACTATGGCATCCATGCTCACAAGTACCCATAGCACCTCATCTCCCATCCTTGCCATACACATTCCAGGTACTTCTGCAGGCTCCTCTTCCACATCTACAAGCAGTACCAGAATCACACAGACAGAGAATACCACTTCATATGCAACAAGCACAAATACATGGCACACaaacactgacacacacacaacatCTCCAACTGGACTATCCTCCTCTACTACATTTACTACATATACACGCAGGATGACTGTCACACCCTCTCATGCCACATCCACCTGGAAAACCACACTAACTCCTACTGGGGATGTTTGGATGCAGTTTCTCACCACAGAGATTACTTCTCCTCTTGCAACTACATCATCAATCACTCTCACGAATATAGTCTATTCTCAAACATTTACCACCCCTACTCCAGTGACAGTGACCACCAATACCTTCACATCACCCATGAGTATGCCTCTGTCTTCTCCACCTGTTCCAATCACAGAATCAGTCTCCACTTTGACCACAAACACTAGCCCTTTGTCCACCTTGATCACTACACTCCCTGGTACCAATGCTGCGTCCATTCCTATAGCCGCCATGGATACAACTGACATCACCACTCCCACCAACACTTCAATCTCTGCTACCTCTATCACAGCCACTTCACCCACTCCCTCTATCCCAGAAACAGCCACGAGTGTTGTTACTACACTGTTGGTAACAACACCCACCCCCACAGTACCACACAGTACTTGTGTTTCTCCAGCATTATCTTTCCCTAGTCTGAGTACATCTACAAATGCAATAACTACTTCTTTTGGTACTATTATCTCTTCTTCAATATCCACAGCAATAatgtcctcttctctttcctccagcAGTATAAATTCAATGCTCACTACCACCACTAACTCTCTTTCTACATCCTCATTTCTCTCTAGTATGGAAAATACAGGGTTCTCTCTCACTGCTTTCATTACTTCTTTTTCATCTGAAACTACAAGAACATCTCCAAACACATCTTCTCTAAATATCTTTGCTACTGAAACAACTaccatctgttttatttcttccactacctcttgtccAGAATCTATATCAGTTACAATAGTGCCTGCCTTTCCCACTACTTCATGTATGGAAATGGGTCCAAGTAGTGAAGTTACTTCTATGCCCACCATCCCACTGTCAGTGTTTACCTCTACTACTGAGATGGCCACTTCTAGTTCCATTAGTATGACAACTGTGTTTCCTATGCACATGGACACTTCTACTGTTCTGGAAACTCATCCTACCAACAGCATAACAGATGCTTTTAGTTATATCAGTACTGGGACTGCCCCCAGTTACACAGTTTTGACAAGCACTCAAAGACCTACGAGTGGATCCTGGATGAGCACCAATTCTGTAACCATCCCACATATGCCTGGATTCACTAGCCTCCCATTGACCACAAAACTAAGTAGCAGCTTTCCAACCACCATGGTGACTTCAATCAAGTTGACTCACTCCACCCTACTTCAGAAATACCGGTGGTCACCCCTCAGACTACCACCACCCTTACATCACCCAGGACAACTTCGACTTCTACTCAGATGA
- the LOC112646054 gene encoding mucin-3B-like isoform X4 produces the protein MRISTSRWWRRTGSVASPNALRAWTAPLTVTRTDALCRGGSRLRLLLHGHALVLGAALRGGRRPASAGGGPGGVAAVLLLLLLLLVSLSVFVARSRRGGQGEGGSWEDDRKWFEVWDEDTVGTFSNLDSENNRTGAHPET, from the exons ATGAGGATTTCTACTTCCCGGTGGTGGAGAAGAACAGGCTCCGTTGCGTCACCAAATGCGCTTCGGGCGTGGACGGCGCCATTGACTGTCACCAGGACCGATGCCTTGTGCAGAGGAGGGTCCCGCTTGCGG CTGCTTCTCCACGGACACGCACTGGTTCTCGGGGCCGCACTGCGAGGTGGCCGTCGCCCGGCGAGCGCTGGTGGGGGGCCTGGTGGGGTCGCggctgtgctgctgctgctgctgctgctcctggtgTCCCTGAGCGTCTTCGTTGCGCGCTCCCGGAGAGGCGGCCAGGGTGAAGGCGG gtcctgggaggACGACAGGAAATGGTTCGAGGTCTGGGATGAAGACACTGTGGGAACGTTTTCAAACTTGGACTCGGAGAACAACCGAACAG GTGCACATCCAGAGACCTGA
- the LOC118354968 gene encoding mucin-3B-like: protein MQGLCHCPLGFSGDHCELQEIRCQNGDKWDGLKCHCPSTIYGSRCEFAVEQVDLDTVDAEVGMEVSVDQEFSPDLNDNTSKAYKDFSDTFRDQMQKIYQNVQGFKDVEILSLRSGSIVVDYVVLLELPFSLQLESEYEKVKTVLKEELQNLSHKEDSSQNNQSEPKLEGGVRASATSFDRSLWAGVPALGSFQQIGRGGSLQPTGSRMGLRRGLPEPGCGKDPLTVLLQVFRMTEDPCLLGGNEGDKRSLSLQPLHIPP from the exons ATGCAGGGCCTCTGCCACTGTCCCTTGGGGTTCTCTGGGGACCACTGTGAGCTCCAGGAGATCAGGTGCCAGAATGGGGATAAATGGGATGGCCTCAAGTGCCACTGTCCTAGCACCATCTATGGGTCCCGTTGTGAGTTTGCGGTGGAACAGGTGGATCTGG ACACTGTGGATGCTGAAGTGGGCATGGAGGTGTCTGTTGACCAGGAGTTCTCCCCGGACCTCAATGACAACACTTCCAAGGCCTACAAGGATTTCAGTGACACCTTCCGGGATCAG ATGCAGAAGATTTATCAAAATGTGCAGGGGTTCAAGGATGTGGAGATCCTGTCACTGAG GAGTGGCAGCATTGTGGTAGACTACGTGGTCCTGCTGGAGTTGCCTTTTAGCCTCCAGCTGGAGAGCGAGTACGAGAAAGTGAAGACTGTCCTGAAGGAGGAGCTCCAGAACCTCAGCCATAAGGAGGACAGCTCCCAGAATAACCAGAGTGAGCCAAAGCTGGAGGGAGGAGTGAGGGCCAGTGCTACCAGCTTCGATAGGAGCCTTTGGGCTGGGGTGCCAGCCCTGGGGTCCTTTCAGCAGATTGGGAGAGGAGGGAGTTTACAGCCAACTGGGTCAAGGATGGGGCTAAGGAGGGGCTTGCCAGAACCTGGGTGTGGGAAAGACCCCTTGACAGTTCTGCTCCAAGTTTTCAGGATGACTGAGGACCCTTGCTTATTAGGGGGAAATGAGGGAGACAAGAGGAGCCTTTCCTTGCAGCCACTCCACATCCCCCCTTAG